One Podarcis raffonei isolate rPodRaf1 chromosome 3, rPodRaf1.pri, whole genome shotgun sequence genomic region harbors:
- the TMEM17 gene encoding transmembrane protein 17, whose amino-acid sequence MSLPEPVRRRLSSFSRTVFTDNNRTGPGSSAADNVPDNEIVSSLPLQMSLYFNLCFFPFWWVSSIVMLQLKYPVLPDYYKFILVTVIILTSLIEMIRLYLGYMGNLQEKVPELAGFWLLSLLLQLPLILFLLLNGGLKIQPLERAVNIVFVVFLVFQVVTAFVALRRMVNQLATRFRLHEFDQLDHRFRSDNLSWHKMRVEAPWDMRPRVEEIRSTSSSWTSAVRA is encoded by the exons ATGTCTCTGCCGGAGCCCGTGAGGAGGCGGCTGAGCTCCTTCAGCCGGACCGTCTTCACGGACAACAACCGGACCGGCCCCGGGAGCAGCGCCGCCGACAACGTGCCGG ATAATGAAATCGTCTCCAGTTTGCCCTTGCAGATGTCCCTCTATTTCAACCTCTGCTTTTTCCCATTTTGGTGGGTCAGCAGTATAGTGATGCTGCAGCTGAAG TATCCAGTCTTACCAGACTACTACAAGTTCATCTTGGTGACAGTCATTATATTAACCTCTCTGATTGAAATGATCCGCTTGTACCTAGGATACATGGGGAATTTGCAGGAGAAG GTTCCTGAACTAGCTGGCTTTTGGCTCCTGAGTCTCCTTTTACAACTGCCCTTAATTCTCTTCCTGCTTTTAAATGGAGGTCTGAAAATCCAGCCCTTGGAGCGAGCAGTGAATATCGTCTTTGTAGTCTTCCTTGTCTTCCAGGTTGTTACTGCATTCGTTGCCCTCAGAAGAATGGTGAACCAACTGGCAACTCGCTTCCGTCTTCATGAGTTTGACCAGCTAGATCATCGTTTCCGCTCTGATAACCTAAGCTGGCATAAAATGAGAGTGGAGGCTCCATGGGATATGAGGCCACGTGTGGAGGAAATTCGCTCAACAAGTTCTAGTTGGACATCTGCCGTGAGGGCTTGA